From one Triticum urartu cultivar G1812 chromosome 3, Tu2.1, whole genome shotgun sequence genomic stretch:
- the LOC125547544 gene encoding probable fatty acyl-CoA reductase 5, producing MIAEMDADSVAGYFRSKSILITGSTGFLGKVLVEKILRVQPDVKKLFLLIRAPDVESAKLRIQTEVTGREIFRVLKENHGAGFDNFIEEKICPSVGNIMKENFGLDNSQLKEFSKDIDIIINGAATTNFFERYDVAFDTNVLGAKHVCAFAKNCPKLKMLLHVSTAYVAGEKEGLISEKPFLMGETLRVGTYLDIESELNLINKTKRELIANRSTDKVVRKAMKELGLKRARHFGWANTYVFTKAMGEMLLEHLHEGCPMVIIRPSIITSTLKDPFPGWMEGIRTIDIVIAGYAKQTMSFFLADLDLIMDVIPGDMVVSAMMVAMVAHSKDQQAHIIYHVTSSHHNPATYAILADSGHRYFFDNPPCTGRNGERVRLKKMRFFRTTASLRLYMAINYKLPLEMLHLVNITLCGVFSRRCSEYNRKYRFLTLLIELYAPYVLFKGRFDDNNLERLRMVRNKDQNNNEACWFDFDPRSIKWDDYFYNVLIPGVLKYMQTELHSTSQNSNDVARL from the exons ATGATCGCTGAAATGGATGCGGACAGCGTTGCAGGATACTTCAGAAGCAAGAGCATCCTCATCACCGGTTCAACAGGCTTCCTAGGAAAAG TGCTTGTGGAGAAGATACTGAGGGTTCAGCCAGATGTGAAGAAGCTCTTCCTCTTAATTCGGGCCCCAGATGTTGAATCTGCGAAGCTTCGTATTCAAACTGAG GTCACAGGGAGGGAGATCTTTCGTGTGTTGAAAGAAAATCATGGTGCAGGGTTCGATAATTTCATTGAAGAAAAGATTTGTCCTTCGGTCGGAAATATCATGAAAGAGAACTTTGGATTAGACAATTCCCAATTGAAAGAATTCTCCAAGGATATAGACATCATCATCAACGGGGCAGCGACTACAAATTTCTTTGAAAG ATATGATGTGGCTTTCGACACAAATGTCTTGGGAGCGAAGCACGTCTGCGCATTTGCGAAGAATTGTCCGAAGCTCAAGATGTTGCTTCATGTTTCAACTG CCTATGTAGCTGGTGAAAAAGAGGGGCTAATATCGGAGAAGCCATTCTTGATGGGTGAGACCCTAAGGGTGGGCACATATCTGGACATCGAATCCGAGCTAAATCTTATCAACAAGACCAAGAGAGAACTAATAGCCAACCGCTCAACTGACAAGGTTGTGAGAAAAGCCATGAAGGAGCTTGGCCTCAAGAG AGCACGACACTTTGGATGGGCAAACACCTATGTCTTCACCAAGGCAATGGGGGAGATGCTGCTAGAACACCTGCACGAGGGCTGTCCGATGGTCATCATCCGCCCAAGCATCATAACTAGTACTCTCAAGGATCCCTTCCCTGGATGGATGGAAGGAATAAG GACAATCGATATAGTGATTGCCGGATATGCCAAGCAAACCATGTCATTCTTCCTAGCTGACCTGGATTTGATAATGGACGTG ATTCCAGGGGACATGGTGGTGAGCGCTATGATGGTTGCCATGGTAGCACACTCGAAGGATCAGCAAGCACATATCATCTACCATGTAACATCATCACATCACAACCCCGCAACCTACGCCATCCTCGCAGATTCGGGTCACCGCTACTTCTTCGACAACCCACCATGCACAGGGAGGAATGGTGAACGTGTGCGACTAAAGAAGATGCGATTCTTTAGGACAACTGCGAGTCTAAGATTGTACATGGCCATCAATTACAAGCTTCCCCTCGAG ATGCTTCACCTAGTGAACATTACACTCTGTGGTGTTTTCTCACGGCGCTGCAGTGAGTACAACAGGAAATACAGATTCCTCACACTGCTGATCGAGCTCTACGCGCCATACGTCCTGTTCAAAGGACG CTTTGATGACAACAACTTGGAGAGACTAAGGATGGTGAGGAACAAGGATCAAAATAACAATGAAGCCTGTTGGTTTGATTTTGACCCCAGGTCCATCAAGTGGGATGACTATTTCTACAACGTTCTCATTCCTGGCGTGCTCAAATATATGCAGACTGAGTTACATTCGACTAGCCAAAATTCAAACGATGTTGCTAGGCTTTGA
- the LOC125546444 gene encoding G-type lectin S-receptor-like serine/threonine-protein kinase SD2-5, which produces MGMGVDCRCRSPPMGTGWQSGRRRRGCRPSPIGTGWWRGSEGARVRAVTDGDWVAAWVRESRCGRGGVDPVRVCYPLPLFHSISCQSVTATGALSQVCNSETGSKLTGAIRNHNTNGSGEYLFGSLLPLLLLTVATVWPEAIPVGVGVKIDQGEKVPAACVNLSQGEKVPVCATVNQTISPTAESPLPAPPAKKRRTQRQYEMEVEEEFGELQGTPMRFTFQQLKAATVQFTHKLGEGGFGTVFKGQFGDERIAVKRLDRAGQGKREFSAEVQTIGSIHHINLVRLIGFCAEKSHRLLVYEYMPKGSLDRWIYHQHDNDSPPLNWSTRCKIITHIAKGLAYLHEECMKKIPHLDVKPQNILLDDNFNAKLSDFGLCKLIDRDMSQVFTRMRGTPGYLAPEWLTSQITEKADVYSFGVVVMEVISGTKNLDNSRSEESIHLITQLEEKVKTNRLVELIDNKSNDMLAHKQDAIEMMKLAMWCLQIECKRRPKMSEVVKVLEGAMNAESNIDHNFVATSQVYFGAAGNVVSSVPPLASHVSGPR; this is translated from the exons ATGGGGATGGGCGTGGATTGCCGGTGTAGGTCACCACCGATGGGGACAGGGTGGCAGAGTGGACGTCGGAGGCGTGGGTGTAGGCCGTCGCCGATTGGGACTGGGTGGTGGCGTGGGTCGGAGGGCGCACGGGTGCGAGCCGTCACCGATGGGGACTGGGTGGCGGCGTGGGTCAGGGAATCGCGGTGCGGGAGGGGCGGCGTGG ATCCTGTCCGTGTCTGCTATCCCCTGCCACTCTTCCACTCTATTAGCTGTCAGTCTGTCACAGCCACAGGAGCCCTATCACAAGTTTGCAATTCAGAGACTGGTTCAAAGTTAACCGGTGCAATCAGAAATCATAACACAAATGGGAGTGGTGAGTACCTCTTCGGCTCCCTcctgcctctcctcctcctcaccgTTGCCACCGTGTGGCCAGAAGCTATTCCGGTTGGAGTTGGCGTGAAGATTGATCAGGGCGAGAAGGTGCCCGCTGCCTGTGTGAACCTCAGTCAGGGCGAGAAGGTGCCCGTCTGTGCCACGGTCAATCAAACAATATCGCCTACAGCCGAAAGTCCCCTGCCTGCACCCCCGGCCAAG AAACGAAGAACACAACGACAATATGAGATGGAAGTGGAGGAAGAGTTTGGGGAGCTACAAGGAACACCAATGAGGTTCACATTTCAACAGCTAAAAGCAGCAACCGTGCAATTCAcacacaagcttggggaaggAGGATTCGGGACTGTTTTCAAAGGTCAATTTGGGGATGAAAGGATTGCAGTAAAACGTTTGGATCGAGCTGGTCAGGGCAAAAGAGAATTTTCTGCAGAGGTTCAAACAATTGGCAGCATTCATCATATTAATTTGGTCAGATTGATTGGTTTCTGTGCAGAGAAATCGCATAGGCTCTTGGTATATGAGTACATGCCAAAAGGATCCTTGGATAGATGGATCTATCATCAACATGACAATGATTCACCTCCCCTGAATTGGAGCACGCGGTGCAAGATTATCACTCACATAGCTAAAGGTCTTGCTTATCTTCATGAGGAGTGCATGAAAAAGATTCCCCATTTGGATGTCAAACCACAAAACATCCTCTTAGATGATAACTTCAATGCTAAACTTTCTGATTTTGGACTATGCAAGCTCATTGACAGGGATATGAGTCAAGTGTTTACTAGAATGAGGGGCACACCTGGATATTTAGCTCCCGAATGGTTGACATCACAGATCACGGAAAAGGCCGATGTCTATAGCTTTGGTGTTGTGGTCATGGAAGTCATTAGCGGAACAAAGAACCTCGACAATTCTAGATCCGAAGAGAGCATCCATCTCATCACCCAATTGGAGGAAAAGGTGAAGACTAATCGGTTGGTAGAATTGATTGACAATAAGAGTAACGATATGCTAGCACATAAGCAGGATGCAATTGAGATGATGAAGCTCGCAATGTGGTGTTTGCAGATTGAATGCAAAAGAAGGCCTAAAATGTCTGAGGTAGTCAAGGTCTTGGAAGGTGCCATGAATGCAGAGAGCAACATTGATCATAACTTCGTTGCAACAAGTCAAGTGTATTTCGGCGCTGCTGGAAATGTGGTCTCATCGGTTCCACCTCTAGCTTCACATGTATCAGGTCCCAGGTGA